The following are encoded in a window of Periplaneta americana isolate PAMFEO1 chromosome 13, P.americana_PAMFEO1_priV1, whole genome shotgun sequence genomic DNA:
- the LOC138711954 gene encoding SLIT and NTRK-like protein 6 isoform X3 — protein MMFLVSSVKSGSMWTKGWFLALLVCPTLPTGTYFDSCPSSACSCVASERDNDVIVTCSEQQLMHVPDIVSSRPITSLDLSNNELTFLDNSSFSQYDSIKYLDLSQNEIEIIDHGTFHSMVQLEELDLSLNDLLILHPEIFSHNPLLEAVILSGNPHLYIPENSPFIVSSSILLLDVSSCKLTSLYPETFSLLPKLHILDLNSNNLRNFPLSILHNLTNVKVLDIGNNLWHCKCELVILLEWVANLERIEGRSMTHRPVRCLKYGMIYTLISASDRDKMCQNVQLKEDMSVSPTQEVKPSERTVSPTQEVKPSERTVSPTQEVKPSERTVSSTQEVKPSERIKSIFGIDSFRGGRLRDE, from the exons AAAATCTGGCAGTATGTGGACGAAGGGATGGTTCTTGGCACTACTCGTTTGTCCTACCCTTCCTACTGGAACATATTTTGACTCTTGTCCATCATCGGCCTGTAGCTGTGTGGCGTCCGAAAGAGATAATGACGTCATAGTGACATGCAGTGAGCAACAGCTGATGCACGTTCCGGACATCGTTTCTTCGAGACCCATTACAAGTTTAGACTTATCAAACAATGAGCTGACTTTTCTGGACAATAGTAGCTTCAGCCAGTATGATTCCATCAAGTATCTGGATCTGTCACAAAATGAAATTGAGATCATCGACCATGGAACATTTCATTCTATGGTGCAACTGGAGGAGCTGGACCTTTCCCTCAACGATCTTTTAATCTTACACCCGGAGATTTTCTCACACAATCCTCTTCTAGAGGCAGTGATCTTGAGCGGCAATCCACACCTATACATTCCTGAAAATTCACCCTTCATTGTGTCTTCATCTATATTACTTCTGGATGTCAGTTCGTGCAAACTTACCTCCCTATATCCCGAGACTTTTTCTCTCTTACCAAAACTCCATATTTTGGACTTGAACTCCAACAATCTTCGCAACTTTCCCTTGAGCATTCTCCATAATCTGACGAATGTCAAGGTCCTTGATATAGGGAATAATCTCTGGCATTGTAAATGTGAGTTAGTGATCTTATTGGAGTGGGTAGCAAATCTAGAACGCATTGAGGGGCGGAGTATGACACATAGACCAGTGCGCTGCCTGAAATATGGAATGATCTACACATTGATATCTGCATCTGATAGAGATAAAATGTGTCAGAATGTTCAATTGAAAGAAGATATGTCTGTGAGCCCAACCCAAGAAGTCAAACCTTCAGAAAGAACTGTGAGCCCAACCCAAGAAGTCAAACCTTCGGAAAGAACTGTGAGCCCAACCCAAGAAGTCAAACCTTCAGAAAGAACTGTGAGCTCAACCCAAGAAGTCAAACCTTCAGAAAGAATTAAGAGTATTTTTGGCATCGATAGTTTCAGAG GTGGCAGGCTGCGTGATGAGTAG
- the LOC138711954 gene encoding leucine-rich repeat and transmembrane domain-containing protein 2-like isoform X2, producing MWTKGWFLALLVCPTLPTGTYFDSCPSSACSCVASERDNDVIVTCSEQQLMHVPDIVSSRPITSLDLSNNELTFLDNSSFSQYDSIKYLDLSQNEIEIIDHGTFHSMVQLEELDLSLNDLLILHPEIFSHNPLLEAVILSGNPHLYIPENSPFIVSSSILLLDVSSCKLTSLYPETFSLLPKLHILDLNSNNLRNFPLSILHNLTNVKVLDIGNNLWHCKCELVILLEWVANLERIEGRSMTHRPVRCLKYGMIYTLISASDRDKMCQNVQLKEDMSVSPTQEVKPSERTVSPTQEVKPSERTVSPTQEVKPSERTVSSTQEVKPSERIKSIFGIDSFRDLDTDRKEYYENMIQEIEILDDMTMEETAEPVGSLSSWNMFYFLLTLCGILAILMVFSCVLAIYCIVRSRFQKLSMHYSYTDSMSTSHNDHIYEIIK from the exons ATGTGGACGAAGGGATGGTTCTTGGCACTACTCGTTTGTCCTACCCTTCCTACTGGAACATATTTTGACTCTTGTCCATCATCGGCCTGTAGCTGTGTGGCGTCCGAAAGAGATAATGACGTCATAGTGACATGCAGTGAGCAACAGCTGATGCACGTTCCGGACATCGTTTCTTCGAGACCCATTACAAGTTTAGACTTATCAAACAATGAGCTGACTTTTCTGGACAATAGTAGCTTCAGCCAGTATGATTCCATCAAGTATCTGGATCTGTCACAAAATGAAATTGAGATCATCGACCATGGAACATTTCATTCTATGGTGCAACTGGAGGAGCTGGACCTTTCCCTCAACGATCTTTTAATCTTACACCCGGAGATTTTCTCACACAATCCTCTTCTAGAGGCAGTGATCTTGAGCGGCAATCCACACCTATACATTCCTGAAAATTCACCCTTCATTGTGTCTTCATCTATATTACTTCTGGATGTCAGTTCGTGCAAACTTACCTCCCTATATCCCGAGACTTTTTCTCTCTTACCAAAACTCCATATTTTGGACTTGAACTCCAACAATCTTCGCAACTTTCCCTTGAGCATTCTCCATAATCTGACGAATGTCAAGGTCCTTGATATAGGGAATAATCTCTGGCATTGTAAATGTGAGTTAGTGATCTTATTGGAGTGGGTAGCAAATCTAGAACGCATTGAGGGGCGGAGTATGACACATAGACCAGTGCGCTGCCTGAAATATGGAATGATCTACACATTGATATCTGCATCTGATAGAGATAAAATGTGTCAGAATGTTCAATTGAAAGAAGATATGTCTGTGAGCCCAACCCAAGAAGTCAAACCTTCAGAAAGAACTGTGAGCCCAACCCAAGAAGTCAAACCTTCGGAAAGAACTGTGAGCCCAACCCAAGAAGTCAAACCTTCAGAAAGAACTGTGAGCTCAACCCAAGAAGTCAAACCTTCAGAAAGAATTAAGAGTATTTTTGGCATCGATAGTTTCAGAG atttggatACTGACAGGAaggaatattatgaaaatatgatacaAGAAATTGAAATTCTTGACGATATGACAATGGAAGAGACCGCTGAACCAGTAGGAAGTTTATCATCTTGGAACATGTTTTATTTCCTCTTAACCTTATGTGGAATTCTTGCAATTTTAATGGTGTTTTCTTGTGTGCTTGCTATCTACTGCATTGTCCGAAGCAGGTTCCAAAAATTATCAATGCATTATTCGTATACAGACAGTATGAGCACTTCGCATAATGACCATATTTATGAGATCATAAAGtaa
- the LOC138711954 gene encoding leucine-rich repeat and transmembrane domain-containing protein 2-like isoform X1 gives MMFLVSSVKSGSMWTKGWFLALLVCPTLPTGTYFDSCPSSACSCVASERDNDVIVTCSEQQLMHVPDIVSSRPITSLDLSNNELTFLDNSSFSQYDSIKYLDLSQNEIEIIDHGTFHSMVQLEELDLSLNDLLILHPEIFSHNPLLEAVILSGNPHLYIPENSPFIVSSSILLLDVSSCKLTSLYPETFSLLPKLHILDLNSNNLRNFPLSILHNLTNVKVLDIGNNLWHCKCELVILLEWVANLERIEGRSMTHRPVRCLKYGMIYTLISASDRDKMCQNVQLKEDMSVSPTQEVKPSERTVSPTQEVKPSERTVSPTQEVKPSERTVSSTQEVKPSERIKSIFGIDSFRDLDTDRKEYYENMIQEIEILDDMTMEETAEPVGSLSSWNMFYFLLTLCGILAILMVFSCVLAIYCIVRSRFQKLSMHYSYTDSMSTSHNDHIYEIIK, from the exons AAAATCTGGCAGTATGTGGACGAAGGGATGGTTCTTGGCACTACTCGTTTGTCCTACCCTTCCTACTGGAACATATTTTGACTCTTGTCCATCATCGGCCTGTAGCTGTGTGGCGTCCGAAAGAGATAATGACGTCATAGTGACATGCAGTGAGCAACAGCTGATGCACGTTCCGGACATCGTTTCTTCGAGACCCATTACAAGTTTAGACTTATCAAACAATGAGCTGACTTTTCTGGACAATAGTAGCTTCAGCCAGTATGATTCCATCAAGTATCTGGATCTGTCACAAAATGAAATTGAGATCATCGACCATGGAACATTTCATTCTATGGTGCAACTGGAGGAGCTGGACCTTTCCCTCAACGATCTTTTAATCTTACACCCGGAGATTTTCTCACACAATCCTCTTCTAGAGGCAGTGATCTTGAGCGGCAATCCACACCTATACATTCCTGAAAATTCACCCTTCATTGTGTCTTCATCTATATTACTTCTGGATGTCAGTTCGTGCAAACTTACCTCCCTATATCCCGAGACTTTTTCTCTCTTACCAAAACTCCATATTTTGGACTTGAACTCCAACAATCTTCGCAACTTTCCCTTGAGCATTCTCCATAATCTGACGAATGTCAAGGTCCTTGATATAGGGAATAATCTCTGGCATTGTAAATGTGAGTTAGTGATCTTATTGGAGTGGGTAGCAAATCTAGAACGCATTGAGGGGCGGAGTATGACACATAGACCAGTGCGCTGCCTGAAATATGGAATGATCTACACATTGATATCTGCATCTGATAGAGATAAAATGTGTCAGAATGTTCAATTGAAAGAAGATATGTCTGTGAGCCCAACCCAAGAAGTCAAACCTTCAGAAAGAACTGTGAGCCCAACCCAAGAAGTCAAACCTTCGGAAAGAACTGTGAGCCCAACCCAAGAAGTCAAACCTTCAGAAAGAACTGTGAGCTCAACCCAAGAAGTCAAACCTTCAGAAAGAATTAAGAGTATTTTTGGCATCGATAGTTTCAGAG atttggatACTGACAGGAaggaatattatgaaaatatgatacaAGAAATTGAAATTCTTGACGATATGACAATGGAAGAGACCGCTGAACCAGTAGGAAGTTTATCATCTTGGAACATGTTTTATTTCCTCTTAACCTTATGTGGAATTCTTGCAATTTTAATGGTGTTTTCTTGTGTGCTTGCTATCTACTGCATTGTCCGAAGCAGGTTCCAAAAATTATCAATGCATTATTCGTATACAGACAGTATGAGCACTTCGCATAATGACCATATTTATGAGATCATAAAGtaa